From Moraxella sp. K1664, one genomic window encodes:
- a CDS encoding DUF441 domain-containing protein, with translation MPNFTHLLSTLDVSLIILFILLGLGVFSQNNTIIIATALLIVVKVSPLNAQLMPVVEKYGLSLGILILTIGVLAPIASGKISGEVILKSFVSVKSLLAIAVGVLVAYLGGRGVKLMTDEPSVIAGLLIGTVAGVALLRGVPVGPLIAAGILSLFYWK, from the coding sequence ATGCCAAACTTTACCCACCTACTAAGCACGCTTGATGTCAGCCTAATCATCCTATTTATCCTATTGGGTTTGGGCGTGTTTAGCCAAAATAACACCATTATCATAGCGACCGCCCTACTGATTGTCGTCAAGGTCAGCCCACTAAATGCCCAACTCATGCCCGTGGTTGAAAAATACGGGCTAAGTTTGGGTATTTTGATTTTAACCATTGGCGTACTTGCTCCGATTGCCAGTGGCAAAATTAGCGGGGAGGTGATTTTAAAATCGTTTGTCAGTGTCAAATCCTTGCTTGCCATTGCTGTTGGTGTACTGGTGGCGTATTTGGGCGGTCGTGGGGTTAAGCTCATGACAGATGAGCCAAGTGTCATCGCAGGGCTACTTATCGGCACAGTGGCAGGCGTGGCACTACTTCGGGGCGTGCCTGTTGGACCACTCATTGCAGCGGGGATTTTGTCGCTGTTTTATTGGAAATAA
- the ychF gene encoding redox-regulated ATPase YchF — protein sequence MGFNCGIVGLPNVGKSTLFNALTKAGIAAENFPFCTKDPNTGIVPVPDPRLKALAEIVKPERVLPTSMEFVDIAGLVAGASKGEGMGNQFLANIRETDAIAHVVRCFDDDNVIHVDGRVNPLSDIETINTELALADLEAVGRAITNATKKAKGGDKDAQAILAVFQKIEPFLADGKPARMANLDNDEKKLIKSYGLITLKPVMYIANVAEDGFENNPHLDAVREFAQSENAIVVALCNQIEAEIAQLDEEEKAEFLEGMGMSEAGLDRVIRAGYDLLNLQTYFTAGVKEVRAWTVPVGATAPEAAGVIHTDFERGFIRAEVISYDDFIEYGGEKGASSAGKSRLEGKTYIVQDGDVMHFRFNV from the coding sequence ATGGGCTTTAACTGTGGTATCGTAGGCTTGCCAAACGTTGGCAAATCCACCCTATTTAACGCACTCACCAAGGCAGGCATTGCCGCCGAGAACTTCCCCTTTTGTACCAAAGACCCAAACACGGGCATTGTGCCTGTGCCAGACCCACGCTTAAAGGCGTTGGCAGAAATCGTCAAGCCCGAGCGTGTGCTACCGACCAGCATGGAATTTGTGGACATCGCAGGGCTTGTGGCAGGGGCGAGCAAGGGCGAGGGTATGGGCAACCAGTTCCTTGCCAATATCCGTGAGACGGACGCCATTGCCCATGTGGTACGCTGTTTTGATGACGACAACGTCATTCATGTGGACGGACGAGTAAACCCCCTATCCGACATTGAGACCATTAACACCGAGCTTGCCCTTGCCGACCTTGAAGCGGTGGGACGAGCGATAACTAACGCCACCAAAAAGGCAAAAGGCGGAGACAAGGACGCTCAGGCGATTTTGGCGGTGTTTCAAAAGATTGAGCCATTTTTGGCGGACGGCAAACCTGCACGCATGGCAAATCTGGATAATGACGAGAAAAAACTCATCAAATCCTATGGGCTTATCACCCTAAAACCTGTCATGTACATCGCCAACGTGGCAGAAGACGGCTTTGAGAACAACCCCCACCTAGATGCGGTGCGTGAATTTGCCCAAAGCGAAAACGCCATTGTCGTGGCACTATGCAACCAAATTGAAGCCGAAATCGCCCAACTTGACGAAGAAGAAAAGGCAGAGTTCTTAGAAGGCATGGGCATGAGTGAAGCAGGGCTTGACCGTGTGATTCGTGCAGGATATGACCTACTAAACCTACAAACCTACTTCACCGCAGGGGTTAAAGAAGTGCGTGCGTGGACGGTGCCTGTGGGTGCGACCGCCCCCGAAGCCGCTGGGGTTATTCATACCGATTTTGAGCGTGGCTTTATCCGTGCCGAAGTCATTAGTTATGATGATTTTATTGAATATGGCGGAGAAAAAGGGGCAAGCTCGGCAGGTAAATCCCGCCTAGAAGGCAAAACCTATATCGTCCAAGACGGCGATGTGATGCATTTTAGATTTAATGTGTAA
- a CDS encoding Na+/H+ antiporter NhaC family protein produces the protein MNAVLLAVIIMVGLSLARVHVVLSLIVGAVVGGLLAGLPLTDVENGATGVLTHFQNGIKGGAGIALSYAMLGAFAMAIAHSGVPKALADKVILAVKNAKHDGIKWAVFGVIVLFACLSQNLIPIHIAFILLLIPPLLTVFNELKLDRRLITCLITFGLVNTYMFIPYGFGDIFLNEIIMANLAKAGLDTSGISVMKAMSIPALGMLTGLLVAMFVSYRKPRVYDNAKTLAVKGDDMPVVNDTKMGFKIIVTLIAIIVAFVIQLKTNSLILGSLSGFAIFMATGVVGWNKADDVFNDGIKMMAMIGFIMIAAQGFAEVMTATGHIEPLVQSAVDVFGANKALASLAMLIVGLVVTMGIGSSFSTVPIIATIYVPLCMAMGFSPMATLALVATAGVLGDAGSPASDSTLGPTMGLNVDGQHDHIKDSVIPTFIHYNIPLIVFGWAASMVL, from the coding sequence ATGAACGCTGTACTGTTGGCGGTCATCATCATGGTGGGGCTGTCGCTTGCTCGTGTCCATGTGGTGCTAAGTTTGATTGTGGGGGCGGTCGTGGGCGGTTTGCTGGCAGGACTACCCTTGACGGATGTAGAAAACGGGGCGACAGGCGTGCTGACGCATTTTCAAAACGGCATTAAAGGCGGGGCGGGCATTGCTTTGTCGTATGCCATGCTTGGGGCGTTTGCCATGGCGATTGCTCATTCGGGCGTGCCAAAGGCGTTGGCGGATAAGGTCATCTTGGCGGTCAAAAATGCCAAACATGACGGTATCAAATGGGCGGTGTTTGGTGTGATTGTGCTGTTTGCCTGCCTAAGTCAAAACCTTATCCCCATTCATATCGCTTTTATCCTACTACTTATTCCGCCACTTTTGACGGTGTTTAATGAGTTAAAATTAGACAGACGGCTCATCACTTGCTTGATTACTTTTGGGCTTGTCAATACTTATATGTTTATCCCGTATGGTTTTGGCGACATATTTTTAAATGAAATCATCATGGCAAACCTTGCCAAAGCAGGGCTTGATACGTCTGGCATTTCGGTGATGAAAGCGATGAGCATTCCTGCACTTGGTATGCTGACAGGGTTACTTGTGGCGATGTTTGTGAGTTATCGTAAACCCAGAGTGTATGACAACGCCAAAACCCTAGCGGTAAAAGGCGATGATATGCCTGTGGTCAATGATACCAAAATGGGCTTTAAAATCATCGTAACGCTCATCGCCATTATCGTGGCGTTTGTCATTCAATTAAAGACCAATTCGCTGATTTTGGGGTCGCTGTCGGGCTTTGCCATTTTTATGGCGACAGGCGTGGTCGGCTGGAACAAGGCGGACGATGTCTTTAATGACGGCATTAAGATGATGGCGATGATTGGCTTTATCATGATTGCCGCCCAAGGCTTTGCCGAAGTGATGACCGCCACAGGGCATATCGAGCCACTGGTGCAATCGGCGGTGGACGTGTTTGGGGCGAATAAGGCTCTGGCAAGTCTTGCCATGCTTATTGTGGGGCTTGTCGTTACCATGGGGATTGGTTCGTCATTTTCTACCGTGCCGATTATTGCGACCATTTATGTACCGCTTTGTATGGCGATGGGGTTTAGTCCGATGGCGACTTTGGCACTTGTGGCGACCGCAGGCGTGCTTGGGGACGCAGGTTCGCCTGCTTCTGACTCAACGCTTGGCCCTACCATGGGGCTAAACGTGGACGGGCAACACGACCATATCAAGGACAGCGTGATACCGACCTTTATTCATTATAACATTCCGCTTATTGTATTTGGGTGGGCAGCATCGATGGTTTTGTAA
- a CDS encoding 5-formyltetrahydrofolate cyclo-ligase, protein MPNALLRKHIRKERKALTNKERAKFAFMASLHLPKLLPHLPKNAKIGLYLDDFGELPTAPILAFCQKHGFTPFLPITIQGKPLRFAPVFLPLAKTPLKRHKLGMKEPFAKHGISADKLDMIICPLVAVDKCGNRLGMGGGFYDRTFASFHGVKVGWCYHFQVVENLMVNEWDKGVDMVITNKGVLRF, encoded by the coding sequence ATGCCAAACGCCCTACTTCGCAAACACATTCGCAAAGAGCGTAAAGCTCTCACCAATAAAGAGCGTGCCAAGTTTGCATTTATGGCAAGTTTGCACTTACCCAAACTTTTGCCCCACCTGCCCAAAAATGCCAAGATTGGGCTATATCTGGACGATTTTGGCGAGTTGCCCACCGCACCGATTTTGGCATTTTGTCAAAAGCATGGCTTTACGCCGTTTTTGCCGATTACCATTCAGGGCAAGCCTTTACGCTTTGCTCCTGTTTTTTTGCCATTAGCCAAAACACCCCTAAAACGCCATAAACTTGGCATGAAAGAACCCTTTGCTAAACATGGCATAAGTGCCGATAAATTAGACATGATTATTTGCCCACTTGTGGCGGTGGATAAATGTGGCAATCGGCTTGGCATGGGGGGCGGATTTTATGACCGCACTTTTGCCAGTTTTCATGGGGTCAAGGTGGGCTGGTGTTATCATTTTCAAGTGGTTGAAAATTTAATGGTTAATGAATGGGATAAGGGGGTGGATATGGTGATAACAAATAAAGGGGTTTTAAGGTTTTAA
- the fumC gene encoding class II fumarate hydratase has protein sequence MTDFRIEKDTMGEVQVPADAYFGAQTQRSRDNFKIGGETLPRPLIVAMATVKKSASIVNAELGRIENSQRDLIVQACDEVIAGGLTDQFPLVVWQTGSGTQSNMNMNEVIANRANEIAGSPKGTYKPVHPNDHVNHAQSTNDSFPTAIRVASAVEINRSLIPAIKALRDTLAKKSADFADIVKIGRTHLQDATPLTLGQEFGGYVAQLDLALVRIDNALQGLYQLPLGGTAVGTGLNSHPDYAVKSAQKISELTGLPFVTAPNKFEALASRDAEVFASGALKTLAGSLNKIANDIRWLSSGPRCGLGEITIPENEPGSSIMPGKVNPTQSEAMTMVVAQVMGNDVTINMAGASGNFELNVFMPVIGYNLLQSIRLLADACNSFNDNCAVGIEPVREKIDYFLHNSLMLVTALNRHVGYENAAKIAKTAYKENKTLKQVAVELGLLTEQEFDEWVRPEQMVAPK, from the coding sequence ATGACCGACTTTCGTATTGAAAAAGACACCATGGGCGAAGTACAAGTCCCTGCCGACGCCTACTTTGGAGCTCAAACCCAGCGTAGCCGTGATAATTTTAAAATCGGGGGCGAGACCTTGCCACGCCCCTTGATTGTCGCCATGGCAACCGTCAAAAAAAGTGCGTCTATCGTCAATGCCGAGCTTGGGCGGATTGAGAATAGCCAGCGTGATTTGATAGTGCAGGCGTGTGATGAAGTGATTGCAGGTGGGCTTACCGACCAATTTCCGCTTGTCGTATGGCAAACGGGTTCTGGCACACAGTCCAACATGAACATGAATGAAGTCATCGCCAACCGAGCCAATGAAATTGCAGGCAGTCCAAAAGGCACTTACAAACCCGTCCACCCCAACGACCATGTCAACCATGCCCAATCCACCAACGACAGCTTTCCGACCGCCATTCGTGTGGCAAGTGCGGTTGAGATTAACCGCTCACTTATCCCTGCTATCAAGGCGTTGCGTGATACGCTTGCCAAAAAATCTGCCGACTTTGCCGACATCGTCAAAATCGGACGCACCCATTTGCAAGATGCCACACCGCTCACGCTTGGGCAAGAATTTGGCGGTTATGTGGCACAGCTTGATTTGGCACTTGTGCGGATTGATAACGCCTTGCAAGGCTTGTATCAGTTGCCACTTGGCGGAACTGCCGTGGGTACAGGGCTAAATAGCCACCCTGACTATGCGGTCAAATCCGCCCAAAAAATCAGCGAGCTGACAGGATTGCCCTTTGTAACCGCCCCCAACAAATTTGAAGCTTTGGCAAGCCGTGATGCTGAAGTGTTTGCCTCAGGGGCATTAAAAACCTTGGCAGGCAGTCTAAACAAAATCGCCAATGACATTCGCTGGCTATCTAGTGGCCCCCGTTGTGGTCTGGGCGAGATTACCATTCCCGAGAACGAACCAGGGTCATCTATCATGCCAGGTAAGGTAAACCCCACGCAGTCGGAGGCGATGACCATGGTGGTCGCTCAGGTCATGGGCAATGATGTAACTATCAATATGGCAGGGGCGAGCGGTAATTTTGAATTGAACGTCTTTATGCCTGTCATCGGTTATAATCTTTTGCAATCCATTCGCCTACTTGCGGACGCTTGCAACAGCTTTAATGATAATTGTGCGGTGGGTATTGAACCTGTGCGTGAAAAGATTGATTACTTTTTGCACAATTCGCTCATGTTGGTAACTGCCCTAAACCGTCATGTGGGCTATGAAAATGCCGCCAAAATTGCCAAAACTGCTTATAAAGAAAACAAAACCTTAAAACAAGTGGCGGTGGAGCTTGGGCTATTGACCGAACAAGAATTTGATGAATGGGTAAGACCAGAACAAATGGTTGCACCGAAGTAA
- a CDS encoding IS3 family transposase → MSTNKEQVLIIQELRHKHKLADLLAVSNLPRSVFYYHIRQSTKPDKDLDLKEHINHIYHQHKGRYGYRRITSELNNQLAQKGMVINHKRVQRLMAKLGLKALVRRQRKFNTYKGTMGKDTIQDNILKRDFKADKPNQKWATDITEFKVQDKANDGSVIQRKLYLSPIIDLFNGEIVSYTMKDRPTYELVKEMLNDALSKLSQEKMDDKPIIHSDQGWHYQMHQYQQTLKEQGLTQSMSRKGNCLDNAVIESFFGTLKQEIFYETTTFTSTDELKQVIDEYIHYYNHDRIKSKLKGLSPVKYRNLVQLGLIQPLATT, encoded by the coding sequence ATCAGTACAAACAAAGAACAAGTCCTGATCATCCAAGAATTAAGGCATAAGCACAAACTTGCTGACTTATTGGCAGTGTCAAACTTGCCAAGAAGTGTGTTTTATTACCACATTCGTCAAAGTACAAAGCCTGACAAAGACCTTGACTTAAAAGAACACATTAACCACATCTACCACCAACACAAGGGCAGGTATGGTTATCGTAGAATCACATCAGAGCTTAACAATCAGCTTGCCCAAAAAGGCATGGTCATTAATCATAAACGAGTGCAACGACTGATGGCTAAACTTGGACTCAAAGCATTGGTTCGTCGTCAACGTAAGTTTAATACTTACAAAGGCACAATGGGCAAAGATACCATTCAGGACAATATACTCAAAAGAGACTTTAAAGCAGACAAACCCAATCAAAAGTGGGCAACAGACATCACCGAGTTTAAAGTACAAGACAAGGCAAATGATGGCAGTGTCATTCAAAGAAAACTCTACCTATCGCCCATCATCGACTTGTTTAATGGTGAGATTGTCAGTTATACGATGAAGGACAGACCAACGTATGAGTTGGTCAAAGAGATGTTAAATGATGCCCTATCCAAGCTAAGCCAAGAAAAGATGGATGACAAACCCATCATTCATTCAGACCAAGGCTGGCACTATCAAATGCACCAGTATCAACAAACCCTAAAAGAACAAGGCTTAACCCAAAGCATGTCAAGAAAAGGCAATTGTTTGGATAATGCTGTGATAGAGAGCTTCTTTGGTACGCTAAAACAAGAGATATTTTATGAGACAACCACATTTACATCAACAGATGAACTTAAACAAGTGATTGATGAGTACATACACTACTACAATCATGATAGAATAAAGAGCAAATTAAAAGGACTAAGTCCTGTTAAGTACAGAAACTTAGTCCAATTAGGGTTAATACAACCACTTGCAACAACCTAA
- a CDS encoding helix-turn-helix domain-containing protein yields MAKYTTDFKLSVIGYYLNHHGYKQTAKHFNLNHTTVELWVKLYQAHGIDGIKRRHTKAVYDTDFKLNAVQAIQQGKSLTQLAIELNLPQPSLLSTWLKSYQAFGIMGLIPKPKGKKAMSNKHNANKTKSTWKTKQDHEKSVDDLLDELAYLRAENDYLKKLDALIRQKEQSVQTKNKS; encoded by the coding sequence ATGGCAAAATACACAACCGACTTTAAACTGTCTGTGATTGGGTATTATCTTAATCATCATGGCTACAAACAAACCGCCAAACACTTTAATCTAAACCACACAACCGTAGAGCTATGGGTTAAACTCTATCAAGCACATGGCATTGATGGCATAAAAAGACGACACACAAAGGCTGTCTATGACACAGATTTTAAGCTTAATGCCGTTCAAGCCATACAACAGGGCAAATCGCTTACACAACTTGCCATAGAGCTTAATCTGCCACAACCTTCTTTACTGTCAACTTGGTTAAAGTCCTACCAAGCCTTTGGTATAATGGGACTAATACCCAAACCCAAAGGCAAAAAAGCAATGTCAAACAAACACAACGCTAATAAAACCAAATCAACTTGGAAAACCAAACAAGACCACGAAAAAAGTGTGGATGATTTGCTTGATGAACTTGCCTATCTTAGAGCAGAGAATGACTATCTAAAAAAGCTAGATGCCTTAATTCGTCAAAAGGAACAATCAGTACAAACAAAGAACAAGTCCTGA
- a CDS encoding type II toxin-antitoxin system RelE/ParE family toxin, with the protein MYIVETTDEFECWFDEQPLQVQMRLLEAFKLLEQYGHRLARPYADTLYGSKFSNMKELRIQIGGDPYRAFYAFDPLRQAIVLCAGNKVGNEKQFYKQMIPLADELYQQHLDKLTKQESPNGNA; encoded by the coding sequence ATGTATATTGTAGAAACGACTGATGAATTTGAATGCTGGTTTGATGAACAGCCCTTGCAGGTTCAAATGCGATTATTGGAAGCCTTTAAGTTATTAGAGCAATACGGACACCGATTGGCTCGCCCTTATGCCGATACCTTATATGGCTCAAAATTTAGCAATATGAAAGAATTGCGTATCCAAATTGGGGGCGACCCTTATCGTGCCTTTTATGCGTTTGACCCCTTACGTCAAGCAATTGTGCTATGTGCAGGTAACAAAGTGGGTAATGAAAAGCAATTTTATAAACAAATGATACCGCTTGCTGATGAGCTTTACCAACAGCATTTGGATAAATTAACAAAACAGGAGAGTCCAAATGGCAACGCTTGA
- a CDS encoding helix-turn-helix transcriptional regulator, producing MATLEQLLNKLSPEQRAEVERNAEAMILDYQLHQLREELELSQKQLAEAMGITQPTLSAIENRGAEIKLSTLKRYVETMGGKLRIDVELPTGKHVGFNI from the coding sequence ATGGCAACGCTTGAACAATTATTAAATAAATTATCGCCAGAACAACGAGCTGAAGTGGAGCGTAACGCCGAAGCGATGATTTTGGATTATCAACTTCATCAGTTGCGTGAAGAGTTGGAGCTGTCGCAAAAACAGCTTGCCGAAGCCATGGGCATTACCCAACCGACTTTATCCGCCATTGAAAATCGTGGGGCAGAGATTAAGCTGTCCACGCTAAAACGCTATGTGGAGACCATGGGCGGAAAATTACGCATTGACGTAGAATTACCAACAGGTAAGCACGTTGGGTTTAATATTTGA
- a CDS encoding IS3 family transposase, translating into MQELRHKHKLADLLAVSNLPRSVFYYHIRQSTKPDKDLDLKEHINHIYHQHKGRYGYRRITSELNNQLAQKGMVINHKRVQRLMAKLGLKALVRRQRKFNTYKGTMGKDTIQDNILKRDFKADKPNQKWATDITEFKVQDKANDGSVIQRKLYLSPIIDLFNGEIVSYTMKDRPTYELVKEMLNDALSKLSQEKMDDKPIIHSDQGWHYQMHQYQQTLKEQGLTQSMSRKGNCLDNAVIESFFGTLKQEIFYETTTFTSTDELKQVIDEYIHYYNHDRIKSKLKGLSPVKYRNLVQLGLIQPLATT; encoded by the coding sequence ATCCAAGAATTAAGGCATAAGCACAAACTTGCTGACTTATTGGCAGTGTCAAACTTGCCAAGAAGTGTGTTTTATTACCACATTCGTCAAAGTACAAAGCCTGACAAAGACCTTGACTTAAAAGAACACATTAACCACATCTACCACCAACACAAGGGCAGGTATGGTTATCGTAGAATCACATCAGAGCTTAACAATCAGCTTGCCCAAAAAGGCATGGTCATTAATCATAAACGAGTGCAACGACTGATGGCTAAACTTGGACTCAAAGCATTGGTTCGTCGTCAACGTAAGTTTAATACTTACAAAGGCACAATGGGCAAAGATACCATTCAGGACAATATACTCAAAAGAGACTTTAAAGCAGACAAACCCAATCAAAAGTGGGCAACAGACATCACAGAGTTTAAAGTACAAGACAAGGCAAATGATGGCAGTGTCATTCAAAGAAAACTCTACCTATCGCCCATCATCGACTTGTTTAATGGTGAGATTGTCAGTTATACGATGAAGGACAGACCAACGTATGAGTTGGTCAAAGAGATGTTAAATGATGCCCTATCCAAGCTAAGCCAAGAAAAGATGGATGACAAACCCATCATTCATTCAGACCAAGGCTGGCACTATCAAATGCACCAGTATCAACAAACCCTAAAAGAACAAGGCTTAACCCAAAGCATGTCAAGAAAAGGCAATTGTTTGGATAATGCTGTGATAGAGAGCTTCTTTGGTACGCTAAAACAAGAGATATTTTATGAGACAACCACATTTACATCAACAGATGAACTTAAACAAGTGATTGATGAGTACATACACTACTACAATCATGATAGAATAAAGAGCAAATTAAAAGGACTAAGTCCTGTTAAGTACAGAAACTTAGTCCAATTAGGGTTAATACAACCACTTGCAACAACCTAA